Proteins co-encoded in one Pseudomonas fluorescens genomic window:
- a CDS encoding efflux transporter outer membrane subunit, with amino-acid sequence MSGKTLRSSLTLVLSAMILAGCANYSGLDTQGKNLDAKDLKVGQSLNGVTLSQAAWPKSDWWTSLGDPQLDGLIREALHDSPDMQIADARAHQASAAAYAADAERYPTLDASAGITRSRLAKDQDPRGQGDAYATVRNISAGFNYNFDLWGGQRDAWEAALGQARAAEVDRQAAQLTLAADVARAYSDLGQAHIVYDLANEDLKRTKQMLDLSQRRLSSGIDSQYQFQQTQSLEASSEASLIDAEKRLNSAKIALAVLLGKGPDRGNEIARPKVLQASAVALPSVLPAELLGRRPDLVAARWRVEAASKDIDSAKTRFYPNLNLSASAGAESLLGDAMFGSASRFFNIAPTISVPIFDGGRLRANLDARDADYDLAVAQYNKSLVKALGDVGDTINQLRDIGRQIGAQQHATEIAQDSYNTVVQRYGSGIGNYLDVLSIEQQLLQAQRQLATLNAEQIDLSIQLMQALGGGFQGETLTAANATPATPHN; translated from the coding sequence ATGAGCGGTAAAACCTTGCGCAGCAGCCTGACACTGGTGCTGTCGGCGATGATTCTCGCCGGTTGTGCCAACTACAGTGGCCTCGATACCCAAGGCAAAAACCTTGATGCGAAAGACCTGAAGGTCGGCCAATCCCTCAATGGCGTGACGCTGTCCCAGGCCGCGTGGCCCAAGAGCGACTGGTGGACCAGCCTCGGCGATCCGCAGCTCGACGGTCTGATCCGCGAAGCCCTGCACGACAGCCCGGACATGCAGATCGCCGACGCCCGCGCCCATCAGGCCAGCGCCGCTGCGTATGCCGCCGATGCCGAGCGCTATCCGACCCTCGACGCCAGTGCCGGCATTACCCGTTCACGCCTGGCCAAGGATCAGGACCCGCGAGGGCAGGGCGATGCCTACGCCACCGTGCGCAACATCAGCGCCGGCTTCAATTACAACTTCGACCTGTGGGGCGGTCAGCGTGACGCCTGGGAAGCTGCACTCGGCCAGGCCCGCGCCGCCGAGGTCGACCGTCAGGCTGCGCAACTGACCCTCGCCGCTGATGTGGCCCGTGCCTACAGCGATCTCGGTCAGGCGCACATCGTTTATGACCTGGCCAACGAAGATTTGAAGCGCACCAAACAGATGCTCGACCTGAGCCAGCGCCGTTTGAGCTCGGGGATCGACAGCCAGTACCAGTTCCAGCAGACCCAAAGTCTGGAAGCCAGCTCCGAAGCCAGTCTGATCGACGCCGAAAAACGCCTGAACAGCGCGAAAATCGCTCTGGCCGTATTGCTCGGCAAAGGCCCGGATCGTGGCAACGAAATCGCCCGGCCGAAAGTCCTGCAAGCCAGCGCTGTCGCACTGCCATCGGTGCTGCCGGCCGAACTGCTGGGGCGTCGCCCGGATCTGGTCGCCGCGCGCTGGCGTGTCGAGGCGGCGAGCAAGGACATCGACTCCGCCAAGACCCGCTTCTATCCCAACTTGAACCTGTCGGCCTCCGCCGGTGCCGAATCTCTGTTGGGTGACGCGATGTTCGGTTCCGCCAGTCGCTTCTTCAACATTGCCCCGACGATTTCGGTGCCGATCTTCGATGGCGGACGCCTGCGCGCCAACCTCGATGCCCGCGACGCCGATTACGACCTCGCCGTGGCGCAGTACAACAAAAGTCTGGTGAAAGCCTTGGGCGATGTTGGCGACACCATCAACCAGTTGCGTGACATCGGCCGGCAGATCGGCGCCCAGCAGCACGCGACCGAGATTGCCCAGGACTCTTACAACACCGTCGTCCAGCGTTACGGTTCCGGCATCGGCAACTACCTGGACGTGCTCAGCATCGAGCAGCAATTGCTGCAGGCCCAGCGTCAGCTGGCGACCCTGAATGCCGAGCAGATCGACCTGTCGATTCAACTGATGCAAGCGCTGGGCGGCGGCTTCCAGGGTGAAACCCTGACCGCAGCCAACGCCACCCCAGCCACGCCGCACAACTAA
- a CDS encoding DHA2 family efflux MFS transporter permease subunit: MSNNASFSPPSLLLSTIGLSLATFMQVLDTTIANVALPTISGNLGVSSEQGTWVITSFAVSNAIALPLTGWLSRRFGEVKLFLWATILFVLASFLCGISTSMPELIGFRVLQGLVAGPLYPMTQTLLIAVYPPARRGMALALLAMVTVVAPIAGPILGGWITDSYSWPWIFFINVPIGIFAVMVVRQQLAKRPVVTSHQPMDYVGLITLIIGVGALQVILDKGNDLDWFESNFIIIGAAISVIALAVFVIWEMTDQHPVVNLRLFAYRNFRIGTLVLVLGYAGFFGINLILPQWLQTQMGYTATWAGLAVAPIGILPVLLSPFVGKYAHKFDLRLLAGLAFLAIGLSCFMRAEFTNEVDFQHIALVQLFMGIGVALFFMPTLSILMSDLPPSQIADGAGLATFLRTLGGSFAASLTTWIWIRRADQHHAYMSESISTFEPATRETLHSLGGASQSAYAQMDQILTSQAYMLSTVDYFTLLGWGFMGLILIVWLAKPPFAAKAGPAASGH; encoded by the coding sequence ATGAGCAATAACGCCTCTTTTTCGCCGCCCAGCCTGTTGCTCAGCACCATCGGCCTGTCGCTGGCGACCTTCATGCAAGTGCTCGACACCACCATCGCCAACGTGGCGCTGCCGACCATTTCCGGCAACCTCGGCGTGAGTTCGGAACAGGGCACCTGGGTCATCACTTCGTTCGCCGTGAGTAACGCCATCGCGTTGCCGCTCACTGGCTGGCTGAGCCGTCGCTTCGGCGAGGTGAAGCTGTTTCTGTGGGCGACCATTCTGTTTGTGCTGGCCTCGTTCCTGTGCGGTATTTCCACCTCGATGCCGGAGCTGATCGGCTTCCGCGTGCTGCAAGGCCTGGTGGCCGGGCCGTTGTACCCGATGACCCAGACGCTGCTGATTGCGGTGTATCCGCCAGCGAGGCGGGGCATGGCCCTGGCGTTGCTGGCGATGGTCACGGTGGTGGCGCCGATTGCCGGGCCGATCCTCGGCGGCTGGATCACCGACAGTTACAGCTGGCCGTGGATTTTCTTCATCAACGTGCCGATCGGGATTTTCGCGGTAATGGTGGTGCGCCAGCAGCTGGCCAAGCGCCCGGTGGTCACCAGTCATCAGCCGATGGATTACGTCGGGCTGATCACGCTGATCATTGGCGTGGGCGCGTTGCAGGTGATCCTCGACAAGGGCAATGACCTGGATTGGTTCGAGTCGAACTTCATCATCATCGGCGCGGCGATTTCGGTGATCGCGCTGGCGGTGTTCGTGATCTGGGAAATGACCGACCAGCATCCGGTGGTCAACCTGCGGCTGTTCGCCTATCGCAACTTCCGCATCGGTACGCTGGTGCTGGTGTTGGGTTACGCCGGTTTCTTCGGCATCAACCTGATCCTGCCGCAGTGGCTGCAGACCCAGATGGGCTACACCGCGACCTGGGCCGGGCTGGCGGTGGCGCCGATCGGCATTCTGCCGGTGCTGCTGTCACCGTTTGTCGGCAAGTACGCACACAAGTTCGACCTGCGTCTGCTGGCCGGGCTGGCGTTCCTGGCGATCGGCCTGAGCTGCTTCATGCGCGCCGAGTTCACCAACGAAGTGGACTTCCAGCACATCGCCTTGGTGCAATTGTTCATGGGGATTGGTGTGGCGCTGTTCTTCATGCCGACCCTGAGCATCCTGATGTCGGACCTGCCGCCGAGTCAGATTGCTGACGGTGCCGGCCTGGCGACGTTCCTGCGGACACTGGGCGGCAGCTTTGCGGCGTCGTTGACCACCTGGATCTGGATTCGCCGGGCGGATCAGCATCATGCCTATATGAGCGAGAGCATCAGCACCTTCGAGCCAGCGACTCGCGAGACCTTGCATTCGCTGGGTGGCGCGAGCCAATCGGCCTATGCGCAGATGGATCAGATCCTCACCAGTCAGGCGTACATGCTCTCCACCGTGGATTACTTCACGCTGTTGGGGTGGGGGTTCATGGGGCTGATATTGATTGTGTGGCTGGCGAAACCGCCCTTTGCTGCCAAGGCAGGCCCTGCGGCCAGCGGCCACTGA
- a CDS encoding MarR family winged helix-turn-helix transcriptional regulator, translating into MKHFTPDEFKHCHLGLLLGRAALLKDKIIDTHMEPHGITAAQFKVLIIMAQFGVDTPAELCRHLSLDSGSMTRMLDRLEQKGFLVRQRSEGDRRQVQLKLTEQGQQLADRLPYIGADAMNELAGAVTPDELKTLEYILKKILLAAGDPITIQRLGEHNER; encoded by the coding sequence ATGAAGCATTTCACCCCCGACGAATTCAAGCATTGCCATCTCGGCCTGTTGCTCGGCCGTGCCGCTTTACTCAAGGACAAGATCATCGACACCCACATGGAACCCCACGGCATTACCGCCGCGCAGTTCAAGGTGTTGATCATCATGGCCCAGTTCGGCGTCGACACCCCGGCCGAGCTGTGCCGGCATCTGTCGCTGGACAGCGGTTCGATGACGCGCATGCTCGACCGTCTGGAGCAGAAAGGCTTTCTGGTTCGCCAACGCAGTGAAGGCGATCGCCGTCAGGTGCAACTGAAACTCACCGAGCAAGGCCAGCAACTGGCCGATCGCCTGCCATACATCGGCGCTGACGCGATGAATGAACTGGCCGGCGCCGTCACTCCGGACGAGTTGAAGACCCTGGAATACATCCTCAAGAAAATCCTGCTGGCAGCCGGTGACCCGATCACTATCCAGCGGTTAGGTGAACACAATGAGCGGTAA
- a CDS encoding efflux RND transporter periplasmic adaptor subunit, with the protein MATAENTQAQDNAQDTGNPRKRKVMLLVLAVVVALAGAGVWAYHEFIGRWSESTDDAYVNGNVVEITPLVTGTVVSIGADDGDLVHEGQVLINFDPNDAEVGLQSAKANLARTVRQVRGLYSNVDGMKAQVNAQQAEVQKAQDNFNRRKNLAAGGAISQEELSHARDDLTSAQNALANAKQQLKTTSALVDDTVVSSHPDVMAAAAQLRQAYLTNARSTLIAPVTGYVAKRTVQLGQRVQPGTALMAVIPLDQLWIDANFKETQLRDMRIGQPVEIESDIYGSDVKFSGTIDSLGAGTGSAFALLPAQNATGNWIKIVQRVPVRIHVNAEELAKHPLRVGLSTNVEVNLHDQSGPVLAQQPPQQASFSTNVYDRQLAEADAMITQLIHDNSAAVSKTAQR; encoded by the coding sequence ATGGCCACTGCCGAAAACACACAAGCTCAAGACAACGCCCAAGACACTGGCAATCCGCGCAAACGCAAGGTGATGCTGCTGGTGCTGGCCGTTGTGGTTGCCCTCGCCGGTGCCGGTGTCTGGGCGTATCACGAATTCATCGGGCGCTGGAGCGAAAGCACCGACGACGCCTATGTCAACGGCAACGTGGTGGAAATCACTCCGCTGGTGACCGGCACCGTGGTCAGCATCGGCGCCGACGATGGTGACCTGGTTCATGAAGGCCAGGTGCTGATCAACTTCGACCCGAATGATGCCGAAGTCGGCCTGCAAAGTGCCAAGGCCAATCTGGCCCGCACTGTGCGTCAGGTTCGCGGCCTGTACAGCAACGTCGATGGCATGAAGGCCCAGGTCAACGCGCAACAGGCCGAAGTGCAGAAAGCCCAGGACAACTTCAACCGCCGGAAAAATCTTGCCGCCGGCGGGGCGATTTCCCAGGAAGAACTGTCCCACGCCCGCGATGACCTGACCTCGGCGCAAAATGCCCTGGCCAACGCCAAACAGCAGCTGAAAACCACCAGCGCGCTGGTCGATGACACCGTAGTCTCGTCGCACCCGGACGTGATGGCTGCCGCCGCGCAACTGCGCCAGGCCTACCTGACCAACGCCCGCAGCACCTTGATCGCCCCGGTCACCGGTTACGTCGCCAAGCGCACCGTGCAACTCGGCCAGCGTGTGCAGCCGGGCACCGCGCTGATGGCGGTGATCCCGCTGGATCAACTGTGGATCGATGCCAACTTCAAGGAAACCCAGCTGCGTGACATGCGCATCGGCCAACCGGTGGAGATCGAGTCGGACATCTACGGCAGCGACGTGAAGTTCAGCGGCACCATCGACAGCCTCGGCGCGGGCACCGGCAGCGCGTTCGCCCTGCTGCCGGCGCAGAACGCCACCGGTAACTGGATCAAGATCGTGCAACGTGTGCCGGTGCGGATTCACGTCAACGCCGAAGAGCTGGCCAAACACCCGCTGCGCGTCGGGCTGTCGACCAATGTCGAGGTCAACCTGCACGACCAGAGCGGCCCGGTACTGGCCCAGCAGCCGCCGCAACAGGCCTCGTTCAGCACCAACGTCTACGACCGTCAACTGGCCGAAGCCGACGCGATGATCACCCAGCTGATCCACGACAACAGCGCGGCGGTCAGCAAGACCGCGCAACGCTGA